A portion of the Candidatus Pristimantibacillus lignocellulolyticus genome contains these proteins:
- a CDS encoding PucR family transcriptional regulator ligand-binding domain-containing protein: METIQQELFTVHSLFEVPDLKEAILLGGHTGLDNVITRVNVMEVPDVVDWVRAGELLMTTGYPFKDRPERLALLVEQLATKGVAALGIKTKRFFDSVPQEVIDAANRCGLPLIELPPSTTFSDLVREIMERVLVSEAKDLMILQSRVQRLSHLLLHGDGLISFLKHLYIMINNPVILIDQDQTVIVPQELEAWYGKVNEQELEKWYSSERMETNVLHIGEEAFHAHSMIVPGEFQQSYRLVIIEQYSPYSTVDALTVNWASRLLGFEISNMQARKKIEAKYSDQFVQDWLSGRMVSNVDIHLRAEACGWELDHTSTYMVGVVSFWEEHPNVKELQEMVRSLRWDAELQQGVRLMWIILEGELTFLLSQSGARWSKEQRNTFLQGINNVVKSVLHEKKATLCLSRVVEQATEVAGAYREAKRVMEIRKVHLTQSEIYHYSQLGVYLLLYRMQDTEEMEEFKQLYLYPLLVLERKQQGTLLTTLSTYFECNCNAKETAERLYVHYNTVNYRLERISHELGFKLDNPEIKLLLQLAIKVYHLHG; this comes from the coding sequence ATGGAGACTATTCAACAAGAATTATTTACGGTCCATTCACTATTTGAAGTTCCCGATCTCAAAGAAGCTATCCTATTAGGCGGACATACAGGACTAGATAATGTGATCACTCGTGTAAACGTTATGGAAGTACCAGATGTCGTAGATTGGGTAAGAGCTGGTGAATTGCTCATGACCACAGGCTATCCCTTTAAAGATAGGCCTGAACGACTAGCATTATTAGTTGAGCAATTAGCAACAAAAGGTGTTGCTGCACTTGGGATTAAAACAAAGCGTTTCTTTGATAGCGTGCCGCAAGAAGTTATTGATGCTGCTAATCGCTGTGGACTTCCATTAATTGAATTGCCACCAAGTACAACCTTCTCTGACTTAGTACGTGAAATTATGGAACGAGTTCTTGTTTCCGAAGCAAAGGACTTAATGATTCTACAATCAAGAGTGCAAAGGCTATCCCATCTATTGTTGCATGGAGATGGTCTAATTTCATTTTTGAAGCATCTATATATTATGATTAATAATCCTGTCATATTGATAGATCAAGATCAGACGGTCATTGTGCCACAGGAGCTTGAGGCATGGTATGGAAAAGTTAATGAACAAGAATTGGAAAAATGGTATTCATCAGAACGTATGGAAACAAACGTGCTGCATATTGGAGAAGAAGCATTTCATGCACATAGCATGATTGTCCCAGGAGAGTTTCAACAATCTTATCGTTTAGTTATTATTGAACAATATAGCCCGTATAGTACGGTGGATGCCTTAACTGTCAATTGGGCATCTCGACTATTAGGTTTTGAAATAAGTAATATGCAAGCAAGGAAGAAGATTGAAGCTAAATATTCCGATCAATTTGTTCAAGATTGGCTATCTGGAAGAATGGTATCCAATGTTGACATTCATCTAAGAGCAGAAGCATGTGGCTGGGAATTAGATCATACAAGTACTTATATGGTTGGTGTTGTATCTTTCTGGGAAGAGCATCCTAATGTGAAAGAATTACAGGAAATGGTTAGGTCACTGCGTTGGGATGCAGAATTGCAGCAAGGTGTACGCCTTATGTGGATTATATTAGAAGGTGAATTAACTTTTCTACTTTCTCAAAGTGGTGCAAGATGGTCAAAGGAGCAGCGTAATACATTTTTGCAAGGAATTAATAATGTCGTAAAATCAGTGCTCCATGAGAAGAAAGCTACACTATGTTTAAGTCGAGTCGTAGAGCAAGCTACTGAAGTTGCTGGAGCATACCGTGAAGCGAAGCGGGTAATGGAAATTCGAAAGGTACATTTAACACAAAGTGAAATATACCATTATAGCCAACTAGGGGTATATTTGCTTCTCTATCGCATGCAAGATACAGAGGAAATGGAAGAATTCAAACAGCTTTACTTATATCCTTTGCTTGTTCTTGAACGTAAGCAACAAGGTACGCTGCTAACAACGTTATCAACATATTTTGAATGTAACTGCAATGCAAAAGAAACGGCTGAACGATTGTATGTCCATTACAATACCGTTAACTACAGGTTAGAACGAATTAGTCATGAGCTTGGCTTTAAACTAGATAATCCAGAAATTAAATTATTATTACAATTAGCGATAAAAGTCTATCATCTTCATGGGTGA
- a CDS encoding cysteine hydrolase, with amino-acid sequence MNIVEQALPYSFHYSKESTALLIIDMQNDFCAAGGFGEMLGNDITLTKSIIPTLQHVLEIARQQGILVIHTREGHLPDLSDCPPSKLARSRQQGAGIGDVGPMGRILIRGELGHSIVPELTPMDNEIIIDKPGKGAFYKTELDDVLQQHSITHLLVCGVTTHVCVHSTVREANDRDYQCLVLSDGTAAFDYNDQVAALRMIHQQGGIFGYVASSEELIQSLQ; translated from the coding sequence ATGAATATCGTTGAACAAGCATTACCGTATTCATTTCATTATTCAAAAGAGTCCACAGCATTACTCATCATAGATATGCAAAACGATTTTTGTGCAGCCGGTGGATTTGGTGAAATGTTAGGCAATGATATTACGTTAACCAAATCTATTATTCCAACGTTGCAGCATGTACTAGAGATAGCACGTCAGCAAGGAATATTAGTCATTCATACGAGAGAGGGACATCTCCCTGATCTATCAGATTGCCCTCCTTCCAAATTAGCCCGAAGTCGTCAGCAAGGTGCGGGTATTGGAGATGTTGGACCAATGGGCCGTATTCTCATTAGAGGTGAACTAGGGCATAGTATTGTCCCCGAGCTTACACCAATGGATAACGAAATTATTATTGATAAGCCAGGAAAAGGGGCTTTCTATAAGACAGAACTTGATGATGTGCTGCAGCAACACAGTATTACACATCTACTCGTCTGTGGTGTTACAACTCATGTGTGCGTGCATAGTACGGTTAGGGAAGCAAATGATCGAGATTATCAATGTCTTGTACTATCAGATGGTACCGCTGCATTTGATTACAATGATCAAGTCGCTGCACTTCGAATGATTCATCAGCAAGGTGGAATATTTGGCTATGTAGCATCGTCAGAGGAATTAATTCAGTCACTACAGTAA
- a CDS encoding cupin domain-containing protein — MSKQEVTTVIEMADQQWELMPNHVELYHREIVTAASANAMGFRANSVLWEKIGVGGAVLPHYHNVAEIIHITVGQVRLLCNGEWKSYKAGDTFHVPAEVVHSVVNEGSIDSEQISIFLPVEENVPHNVFFDTTLVDVAVDRPLKGM; from the coding sequence ATGAGTAAGCAAGAAGTAACGACAGTAATAGAAATGGCAGATCAGCAGTGGGAGTTAATGCCTAATCATGTGGAGCTGTATCATCGAGAAATCGTAACTGCGGCATCTGCTAATGCAATGGGATTCCGTGCAAATTCAGTACTGTGGGAAAAGATCGGCGTCGGTGGCGCCGTTCTTCCTCACTATCATAATGTAGCTGAAATTATTCATATTACAGTTGGCCAAGTTCGCTTGTTATGTAATGGTGAGTGGAAATCTTACAAGGCGGGAGATACATTCCATGTTCCAGCTGAGGTTGTCCATTCCGTAGTAAATGAAGGTAGTATAGATTCTGAGCAGATTAGTATCTTTTTACCCGTAGAAGAAAATGTTCCGCACAATGTATTTTTTGATACAACACTAGTTGATGTAGCTGTTGATCGTCCATTAAAAGGAATGTAA
- a CDS encoding BMP family ABC transporter substrate-binding protein, whose amino-acid sequence MKIRNNGLKSMIVLVLALMLVVTGCSQPGSNASTSNGGNTNNSDQSVSNVVAGLDSSAVGFIFVGTKDDYGYNQAAYLGSVAVEEAYPDLKVIRAENVPESAEAERVMEQMIQEGAKIIFPTSYGHLEPALNVAKRHPDVLFYHQGGLKTAENLGTYFGTIWEPVYLAGVAAGKMSETGKLGFIVSVPIPQVLLNINAFTLGAQSVNPEITTNVVFTGSWCDPGQQANAANSLIDAGADLLTLHQDCMKTVVETAERSGIMTVGYHADANELAPNGWVTGSEWNWGDLFVDMVKVGTEGQFKGSKYDGKYRGTLADEVVKLSTFGANVPAEVQQYVEEQKAGLLDGTLNPFAGPINDQSGSVRIEVDQVLSVEDLESTNYLVEGVIGTIPQ is encoded by the coding sequence ATGAAAATACGTAACAACGGATTGAAATCAATGATAGTACTAGTACTAGCTCTTATGCTAGTCGTAACAGGCTGTAGTCAACCAGGTAGCAATGCAAGTACATCAAATGGCGGTAATACTAATAATTCAGACCAATCGGTAAGTAATGTTGTGGCAGGTTTAGATAGTTCAGCAGTAGGATTTATTTTTGTCGGAACAAAAGATGACTATGGTTATAACCAAGCAGCTTATCTAGGGAGTGTAGCTGTAGAAGAAGCTTATCCTGACCTTAAAGTTATTCGTGCAGAGAATGTACCTGAAAGTGCAGAAGCTGAACGTGTTATGGAACAAATGATTCAAGAAGGTGCAAAAATAATTTTTCCAACATCATATGGACACTTAGAACCAGCACTTAATGTTGCAAAGCGTCATCCCGATGTGTTGTTCTACCACCAAGGCGGATTGAAAACTGCGGAAAATCTAGGTACTTACTTCGGTACGATTTGGGAACCTGTATATCTAGCAGGTGTTGCTGCAGGTAAAATGTCCGAAACTGGAAAATTAGGTTTTATCGTATCCGTACCTATTCCCCAAGTACTATTGAACATTAACGCATTTACACTTGGTGCACAATCGGTTAACCCTGAAATTACAACAAACGTTGTATTTACTGGTAGCTGGTGTGATCCTGGTCAACAGGCTAATGCAGCTAACTCACTAATTGACGCAGGTGCAGATCTATTAACACTTCACCAAGATTGTATGAAAACTGTAGTAGAAACAGCAGAACGCAGTGGTATTATGACAGTTGGTTATCATGCGGATGCTAATGAACTTGCTCCGAATGGATGGGTAACTGGTTCTGAATGGAACTGGGGAGATCTATTCGTAGATATGGTTAAAGTAGGGACAGAAGGTCAATTCAAAGGCAGTAAATATGATGGTAAATATCGTGGTACATTGGCCGATGAGGTAGTAAAACTTAGCACATTCGGAGCAAATGTTCCTGCAGAAGTACAACAATATGTAGAAGAACAAAAAGCAGGACTTCTAGATGGAACATTGAATCCATTCGCAGGACCAATTAACGATCAAAGTGGATCCGTACGTATTGAAGTAGATCAAGTACTTTCAGTTGAAGATCTTGAATCTACAAATTACCTAGTAGAAGGTGTCATCGGTACAATTCCACAATAA
- a CDS encoding ABC transporter permease produces MIADILTGAIRSGTSVMIASQGELISERAGVINLGTEGSMLCGALGGFAVTVWTGNPWIGTLAGGVCGLLISLIHAFLVLSCGANQLATGLTIMFFGMGITAFFGKNFVSQQIVGFNPVPIPYLSDIPFIGKILFNHDPLTYLSLLLVPLLWYVIFRTRLGVILRAAGEREEVLFASGINPKLVRYLAVLAGGFLAGIGGAQLSVAYTHSWVENMVAGRGVVAVALVIFASWKPLKAMIGAYLFGAAQALQLTVQQQGLAISPYFLFMVPYVLTLVALLIVERRKQSQTPEALGKVLAGSG; encoded by the coding sequence ATGATTGCAGATATTTTAACAGGGGCAATACGATCGGGTACTTCGGTTATGATTGCCAGCCAAGGCGAATTAATTTCTGAACGAGCAGGCGTAATAAATCTAGGTACAGAAGGCTCGATGTTATGCGGTGCACTAGGCGGATTTGCTGTAACCGTATGGACAGGAAACCCTTGGATAGGGACATTAGCAGGAGGAGTATGTGGTCTACTTATTTCATTAATTCATGCTTTTCTCGTACTTAGTTGTGGTGCAAATCAACTAGCTACAGGTTTAACGATTATGTTTTTTGGAATGGGAATAACAGCCTTCTTCGGTAAAAACTTTGTAAGTCAACAAATCGTTGGGTTTAATCCGGTACCTATTCCTTACTTATCAGACATTCCGTTTATCGGGAAAATTTTATTCAATCATGACCCCTTAACCTATTTATCATTATTACTTGTTCCATTATTGTGGTATGTCATTTTCCGTACTCGTCTCGGTGTTATTTTGAGAGCTGCAGGAGAACGTGAAGAGGTGTTGTTCGCAAGTGGAATTAATCCTAAGCTTGTTCGTTACTTAGCTGTATTAGCTGGTGGTTTCCTTGCAGGTATTGGTGGAGCACAATTATCTGTGGCCTATACCCATAGCTGGGTAGAGAACATGGTCGCGGGTCGAGGTGTTGTAGCAGTAGCACTCGTTATATTCGCATCATGGAAGCCGTTGAAAGCAATGATTGGCGCATATCTATTTGGCGCCGCTCAAGCATTACAATTGACGGTACAACAGCAAGGATTAGCAATCTCTCCTTACTTCTTATTCATGGTTCCATATGTACTGACTTTAGTAGCACTTCTTATTGTAGAGCGGCGTAAACAAAGTCAAACCCCCGAGGCACTTGGAAAAGTACTCGCAGGTTCGGGTTAA
- a CDS encoding ABC transporter permease, whose amino-acid sequence MSIAATITKDNKSFLARNQSWMIQSAAIIAPFIVFGIFLTFYKVNPIELYWSMVQTTFGNLYGLGEVLLKATPFILTGLAAALPAKAGLVNVGGEGQLAIGALFATWFAVFYLDTMPAMIGIPIMLLAGACGGAVWAGLVAVLKVKGKLNETITSVLLNYVAVFIVGFFVHGMLKDPNSFNWPFSPEIANTLRLPIINGTRLHVGFIVAIVLAIIVWFVLTKTRLGFKIRVLGSNRLAAERAGFQINKMYFWVLIAAGALAGIAGMIEIAGIEGRLRASVGTNFGYLGFLAAMMAWNHPIRLMASAFLLGMISVAGNKLEIFSGLPSSSVNILMALVLFFILGSGKLVKK is encoded by the coding sequence ATGAGTATAGCCGCAACGATTACAAAAGATAATAAATCCTTTCTAGCACGGAATCAATCATGGATGATACAAAGTGCTGCCATTATTGCACCTTTTATCGTGTTTGGAATATTTCTAACGTTTTATAAAGTAAATCCGATTGAGCTCTACTGGTCAATGGTACAGACGACATTTGGTAATCTATATGGATTGGGTGAAGTATTACTTAAGGCTACACCGTTCATTCTTACGGGGTTAGCAGCAGCATTACCTGCGAAAGCAGGATTAGTCAATGTTGGTGGTGAAGGACAGTTAGCCATTGGTGCATTATTCGCTACCTGGTTTGCAGTTTTCTACCTTGATACGATGCCTGCGATGATTGGTATCCCAATTATGTTACTTGCAGGTGCATGTGGTGGTGCAGTATGGGCTGGACTAGTCGCTGTATTGAAAGTAAAAGGCAAGTTAAACGAGACTATTACAAGTGTACTACTGAACTACGTGGCAGTATTCATTGTAGGATTTTTCGTTCACGGTATGTTGAAAGATCCTAATTCTTTTAACTGGCCATTCTCTCCCGAAATTGCAAACACACTAAGACTTCCAATTATTAATGGTACTCGTCTACATGTAGGGTTTATCGTCGCCATTGTATTAGCTATTATCGTATGGTTTGTGCTTACGAAAACGAGATTAGGCTTCAAGATTAGAGTATTAGGTAGCAATCGATTGGCAGCAGAACGCGCTGGATTTCAAATTAATAAAATGTATTTCTGGGTATTAATTGCCGCTGGTGCACTTGCTGGTATTGCAGGAATGATTGAAATAGCTGGTATTGAAGGACGTTTACGTGCTTCAGTTGGAACAAATTTTGGTTATTTAGGTTTCTTGGCAGCAATGATGGCTTGGAATCATCCCATTCGCTTAATGGCCTCAGCCTTCTTACTAGGTATGATTAGTGTTGCAGGAAATAAACTTGAGATTTTCTCAGGCTTACCGTCTTCTTCCGTAAATATTTTAATGGCACTTGTTTTATTCTTTATTCTTGGAAGCGGAAAGCTGGTGAAAAAATGA
- a CDS encoding ATP-binding cassette domain-containing protein — translation MATGRNANNYLLKTKGLTKVFGSLVANSDIDMVVKQSSIHAILGENGAGKSTLMKMLYGVYAPDGGTIMMDDQEVELHPPTKARAKGIGMVFQDFRVVPALTILDNIALAVEKGFSFNRKKLKKRIIEISTKYGLAVDPEAYVWQLDLGQRQRLEIVKVLLAEGTKIIIFDEPTSVLVPQEVEAFLNMLKMLREDGYGILLITHKINEVLAVADQVSVLRSGVLTYSASKEDGLTADELIAAMMGNKELKTVMKDTNNIFSETSLQIKSGTIKGDYGEIVIQDIDFTVKKGQIVGIAGISGSGQRELAEVLFGLRKLVKGSIELKGQACKPDVRTFLEAGVSFVSEDPIKESVIPGFSILEHMILDGMPMKKKSMGIDWKMLAQELQLSKEANSLALADGQRHADTLSGGNVQRMVLTRALIRTPEVLVISYPSRGLDIGTTRTIQQHLVELAEQGTAIVLFSEDLDELFKLSDELVVLSGKRISQPYETATTDASQIGQLMLKGEST, via the coding sequence ATGGCAACAGGAAGAAATGCAAATAACTATCTCCTGAAAACAAAAGGACTAACGAAAGTATTTGGTTCTCTAGTAGCAAATAGTGATATTGATATGGTGGTTAAGCAAAGTTCCATACATGCCATTCTAGGTGAGAACGGAGCAGGAAAAAGCACGTTGATGAAAATGTTGTACGGCGTATATGCCCCAGATGGTGGAACGATTATGATGGATGATCAAGAGGTAGAACTACATCCACCTACCAAGGCGCGGGCGAAAGGAATAGGCATGGTATTTCAGGATTTTCGTGTTGTACCTGCTTTAACAATTTTAGATAATATCGCTTTAGCTGTAGAAAAAGGCTTCTCTTTCAATAGAAAAAAATTAAAGAAAAGAATTATTGAAATATCTACAAAATACGGCTTAGCTGTTGATCCCGAAGCATATGTATGGCAATTGGATCTTGGACAACGTCAGCGACTTGAAATTGTAAAAGTATTACTAGCAGAAGGTACAAAAATAATTATTTTCGACGAACCGACAAGTGTTCTTGTACCGCAAGAAGTAGAAGCCTTTCTTAATATGTTGAAAATGCTTCGTGAAGATGGATATGGAATTTTGTTAATTACTCACAAGATTAATGAAGTGCTAGCTGTTGCCGATCAAGTAAGTGTTTTAAGAAGCGGTGTACTTACCTATTCTGCGAGTAAGGAAGATGGTCTTACTGCTGACGAATTAATTGCAGCGATGATGGGGAACAAAGAGTTAAAAACAGTGATGAAAGATACAAACAATATATTCTCAGAAACATCATTACAAATAAAAAGCGGAACTATTAAAGGCGATTACGGTGAGATTGTCATTCAAGATATAGATTTTACAGTGAAAAAAGGTCAAATCGTTGGCATAGCAGGGATTTCAGGAAGTGGACAACGAGAACTAGCGGAGGTTCTGTTTGGATTAAGAAAGCTGGTGAAAGGTTCCATTGAGTTAAAAGGTCAAGCGTGCAAACCAGACGTTAGAACATTTCTAGAAGCGGGAGTTAGCTTTGTATCAGAAGACCCTATTAAAGAATCTGTTATACCGGGCTTCTCAATTCTAGAACATATGATACTAGACGGTATGCCTATGAAAAAGAAATCGATGGGTATAGATTGGAAGATGCTTGCGCAAGAGCTTCAACTCAGCAAAGAAGCTAACTCATTAGCACTTGCTGATGGACAACGTCATGCAGATACACTATCGGGTGGCAATGTACAACGAATGGTACTAACAAGAGCTTTAATACGCACACCGGAAGTACTTGTTATTAGTTATCCAAGTCGTGGTTTAGATATTGGAACAACAAGAACAATACAACAACATCTTGTTGAACTTGCAGAACAAGGAACAGCAATTGTGTTATTTTCAGAAGATTTAGACGAATTGTTCAAACTTTCCGATGAGCTAGTTGTTTTATCGGGAAAACGAATTTCACAACCATATGAAACAGCAACAACGGATGCATCCCAAATAGGACAGTTAATGCTGAAAGGAGAGTCAACATGA
- the atzF gene encoding allophanate hydrolase gives MSQEYLLDRLTIPTLRDNYLKGALTPRQVIEHIIERSEADQDMNIWITPPRMERIRPYLERLSTMSPDDYPLWGIPFAIKDNIDWANVPTTAACPDYEYMPTKHATVVERLIKAGAIPIGKSNLDQFATGLVGVRSPYGEVHNALQPELISGGSSSGSAVAVARGHAAFSLGTDTAGSGRVPASLNGLIGFKPSVGSWPLKGVVPACNSIDCVSVFAWNVEDIHIIDQCVRGIDEQDPWSRDRGVPVAMLPTKVLLPSSELEFFGDYAEQYCQAWKASLQYIDQLQLPVEYIDLQLFQEAARLLYDGPFVEERWAALGSFIEAHPNSTLPVTSEILQSGKAAQYRGSSVFQAQHQIQAMKLEARKKLVDRVMILPTIGGTFSRAQLREEPIAYNSKLGLYTNHCNLLDLAAIAIPSVDAGDKLPFGITMFSLPQLEGALFELAKRFTNVVSQPTTEPLREVASIPVAVCGLHMRGLPLEVQMQQCGATFLKETKTANKYKFYKLNTTPSKPGLIKVNDQGGTISVEIWNMPLHSFGSFAAMIPAPLGIGKVELEDGTEVSGFLCEEYATEDAVDITDIGSWRALL, from the coding sequence ATGTCACAAGAGTATCTATTAGACAGATTAACAATACCAACATTGAGAGATAACTATTTGAAAGGTGCACTGACGCCTAGGCAAGTCATTGAGCATATTATAGAGCGATCAGAAGCCGATCAAGATATGAATATTTGGATAACGCCACCTCGTATGGAACGCATCCGTCCTTATCTTGAACGATTATCTACTATGTCACCTGATGATTATCCATTGTGGGGTATACCATTTGCAATTAAAGATAATATAGATTGGGCGAATGTTCCGACAACCGCTGCTTGTCCAGATTATGAATATATGCCTACAAAACATGCGACAGTAGTAGAAAGACTTATTAAAGCGGGTGCTATTCCAATTGGAAAAAGCAATTTAGATCAATTTGCTACAGGATTAGTTGGCGTACGTAGTCCATATGGAGAAGTTCACAATGCCCTACAACCAGAACTTATTAGTGGTGGTTCGAGCTCTGGATCTGCTGTAGCAGTTGCACGTGGACATGCTGCATTTTCATTAGGCACTGATACTGCAGGTTCAGGTCGTGTGCCAGCATCATTGAATGGACTTATTGGTTTCAAGCCAAGTGTAGGTTCATGGCCGCTGAAAGGCGTCGTACCAGCTTGTAATAGTATTGATTGCGTATCAGTATTTGCTTGGAATGTTGAGGATATTCATATTATTGATCAGTGCGTAAGGGGGATAGATGAACAGGATCCTTGGTCAAGAGACCGCGGAGTACCTGTTGCTATGCTGCCAACCAAGGTTTTATTACCTTCATCGGAACTTGAGTTCTTTGGTGATTACGCTGAGCAATATTGTCAAGCATGGAAAGCTTCATTACAATATATTGATCAACTACAATTACCGGTAGAGTATATTGATCTTCAATTATTTCAAGAAGCTGCTAGATTACTATATGATGGTCCTTTTGTTGAAGAGCGCTGGGCAGCGCTAGGTAGCTTTATAGAAGCTCATCCGAATAGTACACTTCCTGTTACAAGTGAAATTCTGCAGTCAGGTAAGGCGGCACAATATAGAGGCTCTTCCGTATTCCAAGCGCAACATCAGATACAAGCAATGAAACTCGAAGCACGTAAAAAGCTAGTTGATCGAGTAATGATTTTACCGACAATTGGGGGAACATTCTCTCGTGCTCAATTACGTGAGGAGCCAATTGCTTATAATAGTAAGCTTGGCTTATATACAAATCATTGTAATTTACTTGATTTAGCCGCAATTGCAATTCCTTCTGTTGATGCAGGTGATAAATTACCATTTGGTATTACCATGTTTTCACTACCTCAGTTGGAGGGTGCATTATTTGAGCTCGCTAAACGTTTCACTAATGTAGTATCACAACCTACAACAGAACCATTGCGAGAAGTAGCATCAATTCCAGTAGCGGTATGTGGACTTCATATGCGTGGTTTGCCACTTGAGGTGCAGATGCAGCAATGTGGGGCAACATTTTTGAAGGAAACGAAAACAGCAAACAAATATAAATTTTATAAATTGAATACAACACCTAGTAAGCCTGGATTAATTAAGGTTAATGATCAAGGTGGCACAATTTCAGTAGAAATATGGAATATGCCATTGCATAGTTTTGGTTCATTTGCCGCGATGATTCCTGCTCCATTAGGTATTGGTAAGGTAGAACTAGAAGACGGTACAGAAGTATCAGGCTTTTTATGTGAAGAGTATGCCACTGAGGATGCGGTAGATATTACGGATATAGGCAGCTGGCGCGCATTATTGTAA
- a CDS encoding cysteine hydrolase gives MYIQANPYNYPYNGNLRADNTALIIIDMQTDFCGVGGYVDRMGYDLSLTRRAIEPIKQLLDIVRQIPQFTVIHTREGHKPDLSDLPNNKRWRSAQIGAEIGSAGPAGRILVRGEQGWDIIKELYPVEGELIIDKPGKGSFYGTDLDLILRNRRIENIILTGITTDVCVHTTMREANDRGYECLIVEDCTGATDFDNHLAALKMVTMQGGVFGSVSSSEHIIETLKTMIQK, from the coding sequence ATGTATATTCAAGCAAATCCATATAATTATCCATATAACGGAAACTTAAGAGCTGATAATACTGCATTAATTATTATTGATATGCAAACCGATTTTTGTGGAGTTGGCGGTTATGTAGATCGTATGGGATATGATCTATCATTAACTAGACGTGCCATTGAACCTATCAAACAATTACTTGATATTGTTCGTCAGATCCCTCAATTTACTGTGATTCATACAAGAGAAGGACATAAGCCAGATTTGTCTGATCTTCCTAATAATAAGCGTTGGAGAAGTGCTCAAATTGGAGCGGAAATTGGTTCAGCTGGTCCTGCTGGTCGAATTCTAGTTCGAGGAGAACAAGGTTGGGATATTATTAAAGAGCTCTACCCAGTTGAGGGTGAATTAATTATTGATAAGCCAGGCAAAGGTAGCTTCTACGGTACTGATCTCGATCTCATTTTGCGTAATAGACGAATTGAAAATATTATTCTAACTGGAATTACAACCGATGTATGTGTCCATACAACGATGCGTGAAGCGAATGATCGTGGTTATGAATGTCTAATTGTTGAAGATTGTACAGGAGCAACTGACTTTGATAATCACTTAGCTGCATTAAAGATGGTTACGATGCAAGGTGGAGTATTCGGAAGTGTATCTAGTTCTGAACATATTATTGAAACCTTAAAAACAATGATACAAAAATAA
- the ybaK gene encoding Cys-tRNA(Pro) deacylase has product MEYKTNVMRILDQRKIHYNHYTYADTDAISGIEVAVILGENPDQVFKTLVTTGKSKRNYVFMIPVAKELDLKKAAVSVGEKSIEMLKSKDLLTLTGYVHGGCSPIGMKKGLMTVIDVSANHFDTVICSAGKIGYQVELSITDLAQVIKLELADITVN; this is encoded by the coding sequence ATGGAGTATAAAACAAATGTAATGCGAATACTTGATCAACGAAAAATACATTATAACCATTACACTTATGCAGATACGGATGCTATTAGCGGGATAGAGGTAGCTGTAATATTAGGAGAAAATCCGGATCAGGTATTTAAAACATTAGTGACGACTGGAAAATCTAAACGGAATTATGTATTTATGATTCCTGTTGCAAAAGAGCTTGATCTAAAGAAGGCTGCAGTAAGTGTAGGAGAGAAATCAATAGAGATGCTGAAGTCAAAAGATTTGCTGACTCTAACTGGTTATGTACATGGAGGTTGCTCCCCGATTGGGATGAAGAAGGGATTAATGACTGTTATTGATGTTTCTGCTAATCATTTTGATACGGTTATATGCAGTGCAGGTAAAATTGGGTATCAAGTTGAACTTTCGATTACTGATCTAGCCCAAGTTATTAAGTTAGAGTTAGCAGATATTACAGTAAATTAA
- a CDS encoding DUF951 domain-containing protein — translation MERKQFELGDIVLMKKVHPCGSSEMEVIRMGMDIRMKCVGCGHSILIPRAKFEKNMRKVVRQGSTD, via the coding sequence ATGGAACGAAAACAATTTGAGCTTGGGGATATCGTTCTTATGAAGAAAGTACATCCCTGTGGATCAAGTGAAATGGAAGTTATCCGCATGGGGATGGATATCCGTATGAAATGTGTAGGTTGTGGACATAGCATTCTAATCCCTCGTGCAAAATTCGAGAAAAATATGCGTAAAGTTGTAAGACAAGGTAGTACAGACTAA